A window of Candidatus Thorarchaeota archaeon genomic DNA:
CCCGGATACCTGTCGCATAGGAAGGTCTTGACTCCTCTGATGACTTTGGGGATGATTTGCTTCAGCTCTTCTCTTCGATTCCTCCGCGGATTACGTGTCGAATTGTTTGTTTCTCGTCTGTCGCATAAGTGCCCGCACAGATAGCAGCTCTTGGGACAGCTACGGTCACGAGGTACCCATGTGTCCTCAATGATGGATGGCTGCGGTCCAGCAAAGAGTCAGAGTCACCCAGCTATAATACGATATTGTATGTGGGTTGACGGACCTGATGATTACAATGTTGTGACCCACCAGTGGCGAAGGCGGTCGCTGACCATGTGTCCGACGGATGCTGTGGCTCAACGCATTCGGCTACGTGACGGTCGAGGCGGCACCATCCGAGAAGAGGCTGTTGGAGGCCGTGCTGAAGGTCCGATAGGTGCTCTCCCTGCCGACGCTCTGGCCTGAGTGCTGAGAGATGCACAGCCCAGATGGTCTGGAGAGGATGTCACAGAGGAGTTGTCGGTGTCATCGGTGACACCGTCCTAAGACAGGAGAAGTAGAATGATGGGCAGTCCCTAGAGTAACAAGCCCAAGAATTCCTCTTTCGAGAGTCCACTCTGTTTTATGATGGCAAGAAGTGTTCCTTTTGGAATCGGGTTTCTGTGAGGGATGATCACAAGGTGTGGTTTACCATTGCTATCATATCTGACAAGTGCAACATGACTGCCTTTCCCCCTTACAGGAGCATATTGAAAGCCCGCCTTGAGTAACTGGCGGATGAGTTTCGTACTATCAATCAGAGGTAGACGACTCATTATGTTTCACATCTTGACCGGATAGTCGTCTTATATGACCTTGGAAAAACTCACACATTGATCTCAATCGTCTGCGTTGATTTCTCCGACGCGAATAGTATCGATTCGTAATCTTCCATGATTCCGAGTTCACGTGCATTGACGAGCCAGAGCTCTATTGCTTCAGTGAGGTTGGAGAGTGCTTCGTCAAGGGTATCACCTGCAGATGATACATCAATCTCAGGACATTTGGAAACGTATGTTCCGTCTTCTTCCCACACAATAGCCGTGAATCTCACTTTCTTCATCCTGTTTCAGTAGCTCGTATTGCGAGTTAAACTCTTTCATCAATGAGATTGGGACGCTCACTCACCTGAGACGACGGAGAGAGGTACTCGCGGAGAGGACGAGCCGGCAGGCTTCGCAAGTCGCAGATGGCGTCCCTCCTGCCGAGTGCATTGTGGTTGAGCTGGTCGGGCAGGTCGCTGTGCTTGTCCTTGCCGCCATCGAGTCCTCTATCAGTTACATAATGTGATGTTATGTAGTGTTGGTACTTCACTCCTGTGATTCCACAGAGTCGGAGTGAACGAGCGTATGACTTTTAGTACGGTAATACGCCACTGAGATAACAGTCGGTGATGCATACTCGTGACGATAGTCAGCGTGAGGATTCCGGAGGAGCTCAAGAAGAGGATGGATGAGGCCCCATGGTTGAACTGGAGCGAGATACTCCGGCAGGCCATCATCGATGCGCTGGAGCGCGAAGAGGGGAAACGGTTGGCCGAGGCAGTGATGGTTGCGGAGCGACTGAGGAGAGATGCGCCAGAGGGGTGGGACTCAGTGGAGTTCATTCGGCGGGACAGGATGAGAGATGCACGCCGCTGAGCAGATTGTAGTTGATGCATCCGTAGTCGTCAAGTGGTTCCTCAGATAGCACGACTCTCAACTAGCACTGGTCCTTCACGACAGATATGTCAAAGGCGAGGTCTTGCTTCATGCGCCAAGCCTCCTCGAGTATGAGGTCATGAACGCACTACTGCACAGCAGGGCGTTTCCGCCCAATGATCTGGTGGATGCGGGTCAAGCTCTGCTCAAGTATGGGATTCAACTGCACAGGCTAGACGAACAGCTTATGCGTGCCACCATCAAGATTGCTGTCCAGTCCGGGACTACTGTGTACGATGCAGTGTACATTGCTCTTGCACAAGAACACAGGTGGAAGTTCATCACAGCGGACGAGAGAATGGCCTGCCGTGTTCGTACCAGCATCGAGGATGTCAGTGTTCTGCTTCTGTCGTAGCTGTGACCTCGGCTAAGAATGAGCAACCTCACAAGGATGCACCGTTGAGAGTTGCGTCTGCACATAGTATGAGGCAGTGGACACTGGGAACACCGTGAAAGATGCAGACATGAATCCGAAAA
This region includes:
- a CDS encoding type II toxin-antitoxin system HicA family toxin, translated to MSRLPLIDSTKLIRQLLKAGFQYAPVRGKGSHVALVRYDSNGKPHLVIIPHRNPIPKGTLLAIIKQSGLSKEEFLGLLL
- a CDS encoding type II toxin-antitoxin system VapC family toxin, with product MNALLHSRAFPPNDLVDAGQALLKYGIQLHRLDEQLMRATIKIAVQSGTTVYDAVYIALAQEHRWKFITADERMACRVRTSIEDVSVLLLS
- a CDS encoding type II toxin-antitoxin system HicB family antitoxin yields the protein MKKVRFTAIVWEEDGTYVSKCPEIDVSSAGDTLDEALSNLTEAIELWLVNARELGIMEDYESILFASEKSTQTIEINV